One window of the Colletotrichum destructivum chromosome 6, complete sequence genome contains the following:
- a CDS encoding Putative Mg2+ transporter protein, CorA-like/Zinc transport protein ZntB codes for MASKLTDSLRDKFRDLDNNDVYTSVKAQAASNQARNFVVEFNHDEARIACGLSSDEFGVLLGLKAPEGMVRWINIWSPSKQTSVVKQIGNRYGFSPRLQALMVAPNLASVLEVDNKQGSKQGDIESVLMHDEPKVQPSTHTTEQSLEDIEIYQLVKETVNYTSIDQGKEFLCIGANWLHRRPSVGDTEKAQRVLPPWHWSWLTLCSDFVVISFHEIPPTEQPGREDWARDELQSMRSNTLSVLCQLSNHGIADFTDRLVSFKRVRQALSITEPRSKAACEGSSNLFYYLFEDYSAAMPVLKTSKLQLEHLSDQIFGSRGRRTKVGTEDVIRSLHTLRKELRQLQHLFESYRNLIRRICWPRSADAFRDGQHGYFEPSENVSGEVNISSSARSRFERLGDRLQLLMLNTIQERLEEQKALSDTYFSLTAQKDSQATARLSRSATLLAKLSVFFLPITFMTSYFSVEIPDLVEHYTPKMYWICFAIIAGLSFISLFFFGRMLETVSDTLEGWADSVSRRARGLIGSNVHHDRDEQ; via the exons ATGGCGTCAAAGTTAACAGACAGTCTGCGGGATAAATTCCGGGATCTCGACAACAATGATGTCTACACTAGCGTCAAGGCCCAGGCTGCCAGTAATCAGGCTCGCAACTTTGTCGTCGAGTTCAATCACGATGAGGCTAGAATTGCTTGTGGCCTAAGCTCTGACGAGTTTGGAGTGCTCCTCGGTCTGAAGGCTCCCGAGGGCATGGTACGTTGGATCAACATTTGGTCTCCGAGCAAGCAAACATCGGTGGTAAAGCAGATCGGCAACCGCTATGGATTCTCTCCAAGGCTACAGGCCCTAATGGTGGCTCCTAATCTAGCATCTGTGTTGGAGGTAGACAATAAACAAGGCTCTAAGCAGGGCGATATCGAATCGGTGTTGATGCATGACGAGCCCAAGGTACAGCCGTCAACTCACACAACAGAGCAGAGCCTAGAAGATATCGAAATCTACCAGTTGGTCAAAGAGACGGTCAACTACACGTCGATAGATCAGGGCAAGGAGT TTCTTTGCATCGGCGCCAACTGGCTGCACCGTCGACCCTCAGTTGGTGATACCGAAAAGGCTCAGAGAGTGTTGCCGCCCTGGCACTGGTCTTGGCTTACTCTCTGCTCTGACT TCGTTGTTATATCGTTCCACGAGATACCGCCGACGGAACAGCCTGGAAGAGAAGACTGGGCCAGAGATGAACTACAAAGCATGAGATCTAACACCCTGAGTGTTTTATGCCAACTCTCGAATCACGGCATAGCGGACTTCACCGACAGACTCGTCTCGTTCAAACGAGTTAGGCAAGCGCTGAGTATCACGGAGCCCAGATCCAAGGCCGCATGTGAAGGCTCAAGTAATCTGTTCTACTATTTGTTCGAGGATTATTCAGCAGCCATGCCTGTGTTAAAAACCTCCAAGCTCCAGCTCGAACACTTG AGCGACCAGATTTTTGGAAGTAGG GGCCGAAGAACAAAAGTCGGGACAGAAGATGTCATTAGGTCTCTCCACACGCTGAGAAAGGAACTTCGCCAACTTCAACATCTTTTTGAGAGTTACAGAAACCTCATCCGACGTATCTGTTGGCCGCGATCCGCTGATGCATTTCGAGACGGTCAACATGGTTACTTTGAGCCATCAGAAAACGTGTCCGGCGAGGTCAACATATCCTCATCGGCTAGGAGCCGCTTCGAACGCCTCGGAGACAGACTGCAGCTGTTGATGCTGAACACGATTCAAGAACGCTTGGAAGAGCAAAAGGCCTTGTCTGATACG TACTTCAGCCTCACGGCCCAGAAGGACTCGCAAGCCACTGCTCGCCTGAGCAGGAGCGCAACCCTCCTTGCCAAACTgagcgtcttcttcctccccatTACCTTCATGACCAGTTACTTCTCCGTGGAGATACCCGATCTGGTGGAGCATTACACGCCCAAGATGTACTGGATCTGTTTCGCTATCATCGCTGGCCTTTCCTTCAtcagcctcttcttcttcggccgAATGCTGGAGACCGTTAGCGACACCCTCGAAGGCTGGGCTGATTCAGTCTCGCGAAGGGCAAGAGGCCTCATTGGCTCGAATGTACATCATGATAGAGACGAGCAATAA